A region from the Pseudonocardia petroleophila genome encodes:
- a CDS encoding HNH endonuclease — MPADRSETSLIERIARLEERKAAIAVEQSEVILAFAKAHAESQTAAGEVDPEKLERSIAAQVGLACRVSPTEGRRRVRIARDLHAGHTRVRELHAAGRLSEYKTATIVAATAHLSPAERAEVDEQLAQQRVEALGVRRIHDLARTLAAQVAPEKFTARCRAARTGRRVSVRPAADGMADLTAHLPVEVAVACYAALAAAVNEVAVSPEPVTRGRGQIMADTLVERLTGQATARDVNIEIQVMVPIETLVDDDSPLPAEIPGHGPVPAELLTTSDGRKTWRRLVTRNGIVIGGDSRSRLFTGQLAALIRARDGHRCRESYCDAPIRHIDHVERWADGGRTEFGNGRGLCAFHNHVRETTGWRVRNTDGTVTTTTPTGAEYTSDISAGESRLPLSPDRHDAA; from the coding sequence ATGCCCGCCGACCGTTCCGAGACGTCGCTCATCGAGCGGATCGCGCGGCTCGAAGAACGGAAAGCGGCGATCGCGGTCGAGCAGTCGGAGGTCATTCTCGCGTTCGCGAAAGCACACGCGGAATCGCAGACCGCCGCCGGGGAGGTCGATCCCGAGAAGCTCGAACGCAGCATCGCCGCCCAGGTCGGACTCGCCTGCCGGGTCTCACCCACCGAGGGTCGCCGACGGGTGCGGATCGCTCGGGATCTGCACGCCGGGCACACCCGGGTACGTGAGCTGCACGCCGCAGGGCGGCTCAGCGAGTACAAGACCGCGACCATCGTGGCCGCCACCGCGCACCTCTCACCCGCCGAGCGGGCCGAGGTCGACGAGCAGCTCGCGCAGCAGCGGGTCGAGGCCCTCGGCGTCCGCCGGATCCACGACCTCGCCCGGACCCTCGCCGCACAGGTCGCACCGGAGAAGTTCACCGCCCGCTGCCGCGCCGCCCGCACCGGTCGACGGGTATCGGTCCGTCCCGCCGCGGACGGGATGGCCGACCTGACCGCCCACCTACCGGTCGAAGTTGCCGTGGCCTGCTACGCAGCACTCGCCGCCGCGGTGAACGAGGTCGCCGTCTCGCCCGAACCGGTCACCCGCGGGCGCGGTCAGATCATGGCCGACACCCTCGTCGAGCGACTCACCGGACAGGCCACCGCTCGCGACGTGAACATCGAGATCCAGGTCATGGTCCCCATCGAGACCCTGGTCGACGACGACAGCCCGCTCCCCGCGGAGATCCCCGGCCACGGACCCGTCCCGGCCGAACTCCTCACGACCAGCGACGGTCGCAAGACCTGGCGACGGCTCGTCACCCGCAACGGGATCGTGATCGGCGGGGATTCCCGCAGCCGACTGTTCACCGGACAGTTGGCGGCGTTGATCCGGGCGAGAGACGGCCACAGGTGCCGCGAGTCCTACTGCGACGCACCGATCCGCCACATCGACCACGTAGAACGGTGGGCCGATGGCGGCCGCACCGAGTTCGGCAACGGCCGCGGGCTGTGCGCATTCCACAACCACGTCCGCGAAACCACTGGATGGCGCGTGCGGAACACCGACGGAACCGTCACGACGACCACACCGACAGGTGCGGAGTACACCTCCGACATCAGTGCCGGAGAAAGCCGGCTCCCCCTTTCACCGGATCGACACGACGCAGCCTGA
- a CDS encoding amino acid kinase family protein: MTHPDTTAAKDVPSALMRQTLLDRELVRPVGRPVIRLLPWLQVVSIGGTAIMDRGADAVLSVVDELRAALPEHRLLVTTGAGVRARHVLGVGLDLGLPTAALAGLAATEAEQNGHMVAALLAADGVSYVAHETVAHQLAAHLQASRAVVSNGYPPYGRHEFPPAVGKIPVHRGDAGTFLLADAYGAADLVYVKDVDGIDVGAGVVGRIGAAELLDTKPESLPIDPLVLQLMAHAKHVREIRIVNGLTPGALTRALAGEDVGTVVHA; encoded by the coding sequence ATGACCCACCCCGACACCACCGCCGCGAAGGACGTCCCGTCCGCCCTGATGCGGCAGACGCTGCTCGACCGCGAGCTCGTCAGGCCCGTCGGCCGCCCGGTCATCCGGCTGCTGCCGTGGCTGCAGGTCGTCTCGATCGGCGGCACCGCGATCATGGACCGCGGCGCCGACGCCGTGCTGTCCGTCGTCGACGAGCTGCGCGCCGCCCTGCCCGAGCACCGCCTGCTCGTCACGACCGGGGCCGGCGTCCGCGCCCGGCACGTGCTCGGCGTGGGCCTCGACCTCGGTCTGCCCACCGCCGCGCTCGCCGGCCTCGCCGCCACCGAGGCGGAGCAGAACGGGCACATGGTCGCGGCCCTGCTCGCCGCCGACGGCGTCTCCTACGTGGCCCACGAGACCGTCGCGCACCAGCTCGCCGCGCACCTGCAGGCCAGCCGCGCGGTCGTCTCCAACGGCTACCCGCCCTACGGCCGCCACGAGTTCCCGCCCGCCGTCGGCAAGATCCCGGTGCACCGCGGCGACGCCGGCACCTTCCTGCTCGCCGACGCCTACGGCGCCGCGGACCTGGTCTACGTCAAGGACGTCGACGGGATCGACGTCGGTGCCGGGGTGGTGGGCCGGATCGGGGCCGCCGAGCTGCTCGACACCAAGCCCGAGTCCCTGCCGATCGACCCGCTGGTGCTGCAGCTGATGGCCCACGCCAAGCACGTGCGGGAGATCCGGATCGTCAACGGCCTCACCCCCGGCGCCCTCACCCGCGCGCTGGCGGGCGAGGACGTGGGCACGGTGGTGCACGCCTGA